From a region of the Mycobacterium intracellulare ATCC 13950 genome:
- the car gene encoding carboxylic acid reductase: protein MSTAIHDEHLDRRIEELIANDPQFAAARPDPAITAATEAPGLRLPQIIRTVLDGYADRPALAQRVVEFVTDAKTGRTTAELLPRFETITYGELGERVSALGRAWAGDAVRPGDRVCVLGFNSVDYATIDIALGTIGAVSVPLQTSAAISSLQPIVAETEPSLIASSVNQLPDAVELILAGDHVPGKLVVFDYQPQVDDQREAVEAAAARLADSGVAVEALADVLRRGKDLPAVEPPASDEDSLALLIYTSGSTGAPKGAMYPQSNVGKMWRRGSKNWFGESAASITLNFMPMSHVMGRGILYGTLGNGGTAYFAARSDLSTLLEDLELVRPTEMNFVPRIWETLYGEFQRQVERRLADGDAGPEARETVAAAVLEEQRQYLLGGRFIFAMTGSAPTSPELKAWAESLLQMHLMDGYGSTEAGMVLFDGEIQRPPVIDYKLVDVPDLGYFSTDRPHPRGELLLRTENMFPGYYKRAETTANVFDEDGYYRTGDVFAEIAPDRLVYVDRRNNVLKLAQGEFVTLAKLEAVFGNSPRIRQIYVYGNSSQPYLLAVVVPTEEALADNDLESLKPKIADSLQKVAKETGLQSYEVPRDFIIETTPFTLENGLLTGIRKLAWPKLKAHYGDRLEQMYAELAAGQANELAELRRSGAAAPVAQTVSRAAAALLGATAGDLSADAHFTDLGGDSLSALTFGNLLREIFDVDVPVGVIVSPANDLAGIAAYIEAERQGSKRPTFAAVHGRGATMVHASDLTLDKFLDEATLAAAPSLPKPATEVRTVLLTGATGFLGRYLALDWLERMDMVDGKVIALVRARTDEEARARLDKTFDSGDPKLLAHYQRLAADHLEVIAGDKGEANLGLDPQTWQRLAEEVDVIVDPAALVNHVLPYSELFGPNALGTAELIRIALTSRQKPYTYVSTIGVGDQIQPGEFVENADIRQISATREINDGYANGYGNSKWAGEVLLREAHDLCGLPVTVFRCDMILADTTYAGQLNLPDMFTRLMLSLVATGIAPGSFYELDADGNRQRAHYDGLPVEFIAAAISTLGTQITDSDTGFQTYHVMNPYDDGIGLDEYIDWLIEAGYSIERIADYSEWLRRFETSLRALPDRQRQYSLLPLLHNYQKPEKPINGSMAPTDVFRAAVQEAKIGPDKDIPHVSAPVIVKYITDLELLGLL from the coding sequence ATGTCGACTGCCATTCATGACGAACACCTCGACCGTCGCATCGAGGAACTCATCGCCAACGACCCCCAATTCGCCGCCGCCCGACCGGACCCGGCCATCACCGCCGCCACCGAAGCGCCCGGGCTGCGGCTGCCGCAGATCATCCGGACCGTGCTCGACGGCTACGCCGACCGGCCTGCCCTGGCGCAGCGCGTCGTGGAGTTCGTCACCGACGCCAAGACCGGGCGGACGACGGCCGAGCTGCTCCCCCGTTTCGAGACCATCACGTATGGCGAACTCGGCGAACGGGTTTCGGCCCTCGGCCGTGCCTGGGCCGGCGACGCGGTGCGCCCCGGCGACCGCGTCTGCGTGCTCGGCTTCAACAGCGTTGACTACGCCACCATCGACATCGCGCTGGGCACCATCGGGGCCGTGTCGGTGCCGCTGCAGACCAGCGCGGCGATCTCCTCGTTGCAGCCGATCGTCGCCGAGACCGAGCCCAGCCTGATCGCCTCGAGCGTCAACCAGCTGCCCGACGCGGTGGAGCTGATCCTGGCCGGCGACCACGTGCCCGGCAAGCTCGTCGTGTTCGACTACCAGCCCCAGGTCGACGACCAGCGCGAGGCCGTGGAGGCCGCCGCCGCGCGGTTGGCCGACTCCGGCGTCGCGGTCGAGGCTCTCGCCGACGTGCTGCGGCGCGGCAAGGACCTGCCGGCCGTCGAGCCGCCGGCGAGCGACGAGGACTCGCTGGCCCTGCTGATCTACACCTCCGGCAGCACCGGCGCGCCCAAGGGCGCGATGTACCCGCAGAGCAACGTCGGCAAGATGTGGCGGCGCGGGAGCAAGAACTGGTTCGGGGAAAGCGCCGCGTCGATCACCCTCAACTTCATGCCGATGAGCCACGTCATGGGGCGCGGAATCCTCTACGGCACGCTGGGCAACGGCGGCACCGCGTACTTCGCCGCCCGCAGCGACCTGTCCACCCTGCTCGAGGACCTCGAGTTGGTGCGGCCCACCGAGATGAACTTCGTCCCCCGCATCTGGGAGACGCTGTACGGCGAATTCCAGCGCCAGGTCGAGCGGCGGCTGGCCGACGGCGATGCGGGCCCGGAGGCCCGCGAGACTGTGGCGGCTGCGGTGTTGGAAGAACAGCGCCAGTACCTGCTGGGCGGGCGGTTCATCTTCGCGATGACGGGCTCGGCACCCACCTCGCCGGAGCTCAAGGCGTGGGCCGAGTCGCTCCTGCAGATGCACCTGATGGACGGCTACGGCTCCACCGAGGCCGGAATGGTGTTGTTCGACGGGGAGATTCAGCGTCCGCCGGTTATTGATTACAAGCTGGTCGACGTTCCGGATCTGGGCTATTTCAGCACCGACCGTCCGCATCCGCGCGGTGAGTTGTTGCTGCGGACCGAGAACATGTTCCCGGGTTATTACAAGCGGGCCGAGACCACCGCGAACGTGTTCGACGAGGACGGTTATTACCGCACCGGTGACGTGTTCGCCGAGATCGCGCCGGACCGGCTGGTGTATGTCGATCGCCGCAACAACGTGCTCAAGTTGGCCCAGGGCGAGTTCGTGACGCTGGCCAAGCTGGAGGCGGTGTTCGGCAACAGCCCGCGGATCCGCCAGATCTACGTTTACGGCAACAGCTCCCAGCCCTACCTGCTGGCCGTGGTGGTGCCGACCGAGGAAGCGTTGGCGGACAACGATCTTGAGTCGCTCAAGCCGAAGATCGCCGACTCGCTGCAGAAGGTCGCCAAGGAGACCGGCCTGCAGTCCTACGAGGTGCCGCGCGACTTCATCATCGAGACCACGCCGTTCACCCTGGAAAACGGCCTGCTGACCGGGATCCGCAAGCTGGCGTGGCCCAAGCTCAAGGCGCACTACGGGGATCGGCTCGAGCAGATGTATGCCGAGCTGGCCGCGGGACAGGCCAACGAGTTGGCCGAACTGCGCCGCAGCGGCGCGGCGGCGCCGGTGGCCCAGACCGTGAGCCGGGCCGCGGCCGCCCTGCTGGGTGCGACGGCCGGGGATCTGTCCGCAGATGCCCACTTCACCGATCTTGGTGGAGACTCGTTGTCGGCGTTGACCTTCGGCAACCTGCTGCGCGAGATCTTCGATGTCGACGTGCCGGTGGGGGTGATCGTCAGCCCGGCCAACGACCTGGCGGGGATCGCCGCCTACATCGAGGCCGAGCGGCAGGGCTCCAAGCGCCCGACGTTCGCCGCCGTGCACGGTCGCGGTGCGACCATGGTGCACGCCAGTGACCTCACGCTGGACAAGTTCCTCGACGAGGCGACCCTGGCCGCCGCGCCCAGCCTGCCCAAGCCGGCCACCGAGGTGCGCACCGTGCTGTTGACCGGCGCGACCGGCTTTTTGGGCCGCTACCTGGCGCTGGACTGGCTCGAGCGGATGGACATGGTCGACGGCAAGGTCATCGCCCTGGTGCGGGCCCGCACCGATGAGGAGGCGCGCGCCCGGCTGGACAAGACCTTCGACAGCGGCGACCCCAAACTGCTGGCGCACTACCAGCGGCTGGCCGCCGACCACCTCGAGGTCATCGCCGGCGACAAGGGTGAGGCCAACCTCGGCCTGGACCCCCAGACCTGGCAGCGACTGGCCGAGGAGGTCGACGTCATCGTCGACCCCGCCGCGCTGGTCAACCACGTGCTGCCCTACAGCGAGCTGTTCGGCCCCAACGCCCTGGGCACCGCGGAGCTGATCCGGATCGCGCTGACCTCCAGGCAAAAGCCCTACACCTACGTGTCGACGATCGGGGTGGGCGATCAGATCCAGCCAGGTGAGTTCGTCGAGAACGCCGACATCCGCCAGATCAGCGCCACCCGCGAGATCAACGACGGCTACGCCAACGGCTACGGCAACAGCAAGTGGGCCGGCGAGGTGTTGCTGCGCGAGGCCCACGACCTGTGCGGCCTGCCCGTCACGGTGTTCCGCTGCGACATGATCCTGGCCGACACCACCTATGCCGGGCAGCTCAACCTGCCCGACATGTTCACCCGGCTGATGCTGAGCCTGGTCGCCACCGGTATCGCGCCCGGGTCGTTCTACGAACTGGACGCCGACGGCAACCGCCAGCGGGCACACTACGACGGTTTGCCGGTCGAGTTCATCGCCGCGGCGATCTCGACGCTGGGGACCCAAATCACCGACAGCGACACGGGCTTTCAGACCTACCACGTGATGAACCCCTACGACGACGGCATCGGGCTGGATGAGTACATCGATTGGCTGATCGAGGCCGGGTATTCGATCGAGCGGATCGCCGATTACTCCGAGTGGCTGCGGCGCTTCGAGACCTCGCTGCGGGCCCTGCCCGATCGGCAGCGTCAGTACTCGCTGCTGCCGCTGCTGCACAACTACCAGAAGCCGGAAAAGCCGATCAACGGCTCGATGGCGCCCACCGACGTGTTCCGTGCCGCGGTGCAGGAAGCGAAAATCGGCCCCGACAAAGACATCCCGCACGTCTCGGCGCCGGTGATCGTCAAGTACATCACCGACCTGGAGTTGCTCGGACTCCTCTGA
- the gabT gene encoding 4-aminobutyrate--2-oxoglutarate transaminase, with amino-acid sequence MAGLEQTRQLVTEIPGPLSLELSKRRAAAVSHAVNVSVPVFVARAGGGIIEDVDGNRLIDLGSGIAVTTIGNSAPRVVDAVRAQVAEFTHTCFMVTPYESYVAVAETLNRITPGSGEKRSVLFNSGAEAVENAVKVARAYTRKSAVVAFNHAYHGRTNLTMALTAKSMPYKAGFGPFAPEVYRAPLSYPYRDGLIDKELATDGEKAAARAIRVIDSQIGADNLAALLIEPIQGEGGFIVPAEGFLPTLLEWCRRNDVVFIADEVQTGFARSGAMFACEHEGIEPDLICTAKAIADGLPLSAVTGRANIMDAPHVGGLGGTFGGNPLACAAALATIETIESDGLVERAQQLERLITEPLLRLQAGDDRIGDVRGRGAMIAIELVKSGTAEPDKELTQKLTVAAQAAGVIVLTCGMFGNIIRLLPPLTIGDELLAEGIDILSGLLRDL; translated from the coding sequence GTGGCCGGCCTCGAGCAGACTCGCCAACTGGTCACCGAGATCCCCGGCCCGCTCTCGCTGGAACTGAGCAAGCGCCGGGCGGCGGCGGTGTCGCACGCGGTCAACGTCTCCGTCCCGGTCTTCGTGGCTCGCGCCGGCGGCGGCATCATCGAGGACGTCGACGGCAACCGGCTCATCGACCTCGGCTCCGGCATCGCGGTGACGACCATCGGCAACTCGGCGCCCCGGGTGGTCGACGCGGTGCGCGCGCAGGTCGCCGAGTTCACCCACACCTGCTTCATGGTGACGCCGTACGAGTCGTACGTCGCGGTGGCCGAGACGCTCAACCGGATCACCCCGGGCTCCGGCGAGAAGCGCTCGGTGCTGTTCAATTCCGGCGCCGAGGCCGTCGAGAACGCCGTCAAGGTGGCGCGCGCCTACACGCGCAAGTCGGCGGTGGTGGCGTTCAACCACGCCTACCACGGCCGCACCAACCTGACGATGGCGCTGACCGCGAAGTCCATGCCCTACAAGGCCGGCTTCGGCCCGTTCGCGCCGGAGGTCTACCGGGCGCCGCTGTCCTACCCCTATCGGGACGGCCTGATCGACAAGGAGCTGGCCACCGACGGGGAGAAGGCCGCCGCGCGGGCCATCCGGGTCATCGACAGCCAGATCGGCGCCGACAACCTGGCCGCCCTCCTGATCGAGCCGATCCAGGGCGAAGGCGGGTTCATCGTGCCGGCCGAGGGATTCCTGCCCACCCTGCTGGAGTGGTGCCGCAGGAACGACGTGGTGTTCATCGCCGACGAGGTGCAGACCGGTTTCGCGCGCTCGGGCGCCATGTTCGCCTGCGAACACGAGGGCATCGAGCCCGACCTGATCTGCACCGCCAAGGCGATCGCCGACGGGCTTCCCCTGTCGGCGGTCACCGGCCGGGCCAACATCATGGACGCGCCGCACGTCGGCGGCCTCGGCGGCACCTTCGGCGGCAACCCCCTGGCCTGCGCGGCGGCGTTGGCCACGATCGAGACGATCGAGAGCGACGGGCTGGTCGAGCGGGCCCAGCAGCTGGAGCGGCTGATCACCGAACCGCTGCTGCGGCTGCAGGCCGGCGACGACCGGATCGGCGACGTCCGCGGCCGCGGCGCGATGATCGCGATCGAGTTGGTGAAGTCGGGGACCGCCGAGCCCGACAAGGAGCTGACCCAAAAGCTGACCGTCGCCGCCCAGGCGGCCGGCGTCATCGTCCTGACCTGCGGCATGTTCGGCAACATCATCCGGCTGCTGCCGCCGCTGACCATCGGCGACGAGCTGCTGGCCGAGGGAATCGACATCCTGAGCGGGTTGTTGCGCGACCTGTAA
- the ruvB gene encoding Holliday junction branch migration DNA helicase RuvB, translating to MTPAEEDWSDRDVSGALAPGEGDIDVSLRPRSLREFIGQPRVREQLQLVIEGAKNRGGTPDHILLSGPPGLGKTSLAMIIAAELGSSLRLTSGPALERAGDLAAMLSNLVEHDVLFIDEIHRIARPAEEMLYLAMEDFRVDVVVGKGPGATSIPLEVAPFTLVGATTRSGALTGPLRDRFGFTAHMDFYEPAELERVLARSAGILGIELGGDAAEEIARRSRGTPRIANRLLRRVRDFAEVRADGVITRDVAKSALAVYDVDELGLDRLDRAVLSALTRSFGGGPVGVSTLAVAVGEEATTVEEVCEPFLVRAGMVARTPRGRVATAQAWTHLGMAPPAGAAGLGQPGLFE from the coding sequence ATGACCCCCGCTGAGGAAGACTGGTCGGACCGCGACGTCTCCGGCGCGCTGGCGCCCGGCGAGGGCGACATCGACGTCAGCCTGCGGCCGCGCTCGCTGCGGGAGTTCATCGGCCAGCCGCGGGTGCGCGAACAGCTGCAGCTCGTCATCGAGGGCGCCAAAAACCGCGGCGGCACACCGGATCACATCCTGCTGTCCGGGCCGCCGGGGCTGGGCAAGACGTCGCTGGCCATGATCATCGCGGCCGAGCTCGGCTCCTCGCTGCGGCTGACGTCCGGCCCCGCGCTGGAACGCGCCGGCGACCTGGCGGCCATGCTGTCCAACCTGGTCGAGCACGACGTGTTGTTCATCGACGAGATCCACCGCATCGCGCGGCCCGCCGAGGAAATGCTCTACCTGGCCATGGAGGACTTCCGGGTCGACGTGGTCGTCGGCAAGGGCCCGGGCGCGACGTCGATCCCGCTGGAGGTGGCGCCGTTCACCCTGGTTGGCGCCACCACCCGGTCCGGCGCGCTGACCGGCCCGCTGCGCGATCGCTTCGGCTTCACCGCGCACATGGACTTCTACGAGCCCGCCGAGCTGGAGCGGGTGCTGGCTCGCTCCGCCGGGATCCTGGGCATCGAACTCGGCGGCGACGCGGCCGAGGAGATCGCCCGCCGCTCGCGGGGCACGCCGCGGATCGCCAACCGGCTGTTGCGCCGGGTGCGGGACTTCGCCGAGGTGCGCGCCGACGGCGTGATCACCCGCGACGTCGCCAAGTCCGCGCTGGCGGTCTACGACGTCGACGAACTGGGACTGGACCGGCTGGACCGGGCCGTGCTCTCGGCGCTGACCCGCAGCTTCGGGGGCGGCCCGGTCGGGGTGTCGACGCTGGCGGTGGCGGTCGGCGAGGAGGCGACCACCGTCGAGGAGGTGTGCGAGCCGTTCCTGGTCCGCGCCGGCATGGTCGCCCGGACCCCGCGCGGCCGGGTGGCCACCGCCCAGGCGTGGACGCACCTGGGGATGGCGCCGCCGGCCGGGGCGGCCGGTCTCGGGCAGCCCGGCCTGTTCGAGTAG
- a CDS encoding DUF4178 domain-containing protein has product MGSLLVVLAIVLFIASIVVLVIALRRPKRPAERAGRPDPLASDAMPQFGPRQLGPGAIVSYGGTDYIVRGSVTFREGPFVWWEHLLEGGDQPIWFSVEEDDGRLELAMWITRKDVPLRPGDPYVVDGAMFHETERGRASYTTEGTTGLPAGGEMEFVDCTNEDETVLLSFERWAPDMPWEVSTGKAVSPGELTVYAAPPPSPA; this is encoded by the coding sequence GTGGGATCTCTGCTGGTCGTGCTCGCCATCGTGCTGTTCATCGCGTCCATCGTGGTGCTCGTCATCGCTTTGCGCCGTCCCAAGCGGCCGGCCGAGCGCGCCGGGCGGCCGGATCCGCTCGCGTCGGACGCGATGCCGCAGTTCGGGCCGCGCCAACTGGGCCCCGGCGCCATCGTCAGCTACGGCGGCACCGACTACATCGTGCGCGGGTCGGTCACCTTCCGCGAGGGACCGTTCGTCTGGTGGGAACACCTGCTCGAGGGCGGCGACCAGCCGATCTGGTTCAGCGTCGAGGAGGACGACGGACGACTGGAACTGGCGATGTGGATCACCCGCAAGGACGTCCCGCTGCGGCCCGGCGACCCGTACGTCGTCGACGGCGCGATGTTTCACGAGACCGAACGCGGCCGCGCCTCGTACACGACCGAAGGCACCACCGGGCTGCCGGCCGGCGGCGAGATGGAATTCGTCGACTGCACCAACGAGGACGAGACGGTCCTGCTCTCCTTCGAGCGCTGGGCCCCGGACATGCCCTGGGAGGTGTCGACGGGCAAGGCCGTGTCGCCCGGCGAACTCACCGTGTACGCGGCGCCCCCGCCCAGCCCCGCCTAG
- the ruvA gene encoding Holliday junction branch migration protein RuvA yields MIAAVRGEVLEVALDHAVIEAAGVGYRVNATPSTLSTLRTGTEARLITAMIVREDSMTLYGFTDTDTRDLFLTLLSVSGVGPRLAMATLAVHDAGALRRALHDGDVAALTRVPGIGKRSAERMVLELRDKVGAAGAGAAPAGAALNGHAVRGPVIEALVGLGFAVKQAEEATDKVLAAEQDATTSGALRAALSLLGKSR; encoded by the coding sequence ATGATCGCCGCGGTGCGCGGCGAGGTGCTCGAGGTGGCGCTCGACCATGCGGTGATCGAGGCCGCCGGCGTCGGCTACCGGGTGAACGCGACGCCGTCGACGCTGTCCACGCTGCGGACCGGGACCGAGGCGCGGCTGATCACCGCGATGATCGTCCGCGAGGATTCGATGACGCTGTACGGCTTCACCGACACCGACACCCGCGACCTGTTTTTGACCCTGCTGTCGGTGTCGGGGGTCGGGCCCCGGCTGGCGATGGCGACCCTGGCCGTGCACGACGCCGGCGCGCTGCGCCGGGCGCTGCACGACGGCGACGTCGCCGCGCTGACCCGGGTGCCCGGGATCGGCAAACGCAGCGCCGAACGGATGGTCCTGGAGCTGCGGGACAAGGTGGGCGCCGCCGGTGCGGGCGCGGCCCCCGCGGGCGCCGCGCTCAACGGCCACGCGGTCCGCGGGCCGGTGATCGAGGCCCTGGTGGGCCTCGGGTTCGCCGTCAAGCAGGCCGAGGAAGCCACCGACAAGGTGCTGGCCGCCGAGCAGGACGCGACCACCTCCGGTGCGCTGCGCGCCGCCCTGTCGCTGCTGGGCAAGTCCCGATGA
- the ruvC gene encoding crossover junction endodeoxyribonuclease RuvC yields MRVMGVDPGLTRCGLSVVESGRGRTVVALDVDVVRTPSDAPLAERLLTISDAVEHWLATHEPDVMAVERVFSQLNVSTVMGTAQAGGVVALAAARRGIDVHFHTPSEVKAAVTGNGAADKAQVTAMVTRILALQAKPTPADAADALALAICHCWRAPMIARMAAAEALAAQQRQKYNAKLKAAR; encoded by the coding sequence ATGCGGGTGATGGGCGTCGACCCCGGCCTGACCCGGTGCGGGCTGTCGGTCGTCGAGAGTGGGCGCGGGCGCACCGTGGTCGCGCTCGACGTCGACGTGGTGCGCACGCCGTCGGACGCACCGCTCGCCGAGCGGCTGCTGACGATCAGTGACGCCGTCGAGCATTGGCTGGCCACGCATGAGCCCGACGTCATGGCCGTCGAGCGGGTCTTCTCCCAGCTGAACGTGTCGACGGTGATGGGCACGGCCCAGGCCGGTGGGGTGGTCGCGCTGGCGGCGGCCAGGCGCGGCATCGACGTGCACTTCCACACCCCCAGCGAGGTCAAGGCCGCGGTCACCGGCAACGGCGCGGCCGACAAGGCCCAGGTCACCGCGATGGTCACCAGAATCCTTGCGCTGCAAGCCAAACCGACGCCGGCGGACGCCGCCGACGCGCTCGCGCTGGCGATCTGCCATTGCTGGCGGGCGCCGATGATCGCCCGGATGGCCGCCGCCGAGGCGCTGGCCGCCCAGCAGCGGCAGAAATACAACGCCAAGCTCAAGGCCGCCCGATGA
- the yajC gene encoding preprotein translocase subunit YajC, producing the protein MESLILFLPFLLIMGGFMYFASRRQKRAMQATIDLHESLSPGDRVHTTSGLQATVVAITDDTVDLEISPGVVTTWMKLAIRDRILPDDDEDLVDGDEPADEGSVAKDS; encoded by the coding sequence ATGGAGAGTTTGATCCTGTTCCTGCCGTTCCTGCTCATCATGGGCGGGTTCATGTATTTCGCGTCGCGGCGCCAGAAGCGCGCGATGCAGGCCACCATCGACCTGCACGAGTCGTTGAGCCCGGGCGACCGGGTGCACACCACGTCGGGCCTGCAGGCCACCGTCGTCGCGATCACCGACGACACCGTCGACCTCGAGATCTCCCCCGGCGTGGTGACCACCTGGATGAAGCTGGCGATCCGCGACCGCATCCTGCCCGACGACGACGAGGATCTAGTCGACGGGGACGAGCCCGCCGACGAGGGCTCGGTCGCCAAGGATTCCTGA
- a CDS encoding DUF1304 domain-containing protein produces MITTALLFAALAALLHVYIFVMESLTWTSPRTRATFGTTPAEAETTKLLAFNQGFYNLFLAIVTGIGIAVIALGHTTVGAALVFAGIGSMAAAAVVLLVSAPDKARAALAQGTFPAMAIVLLLLGLQQ; encoded by the coding sequence ATGATCACGACCGCGCTGCTGTTCGCCGCGCTGGCGGCGTTACTGCACGTCTACATCTTCGTGATGGAATCGTTGACCTGGACCTCGCCGCGCACCCGCGCCACCTTCGGCACCACCCCCGCGGAAGCCGAAACCACGAAGCTGCTCGCCTTCAACCAAGGCTTCTACAACTTGTTCCTCGCGATCGTCACCGGCATCGGCATCGCCGTAATTGCGTTGGGGCACACCACCGTTGGCGCGGCGCTCGTTTTCGCCGGCATCGGATCGATGGCCGCGGCCGCGGTGGTGCTGCTGGTGTCCGCGCCCGACAAGGCCCGCGCCGCGCTCGCCCAGGGCACCTTTCCGGCGATGGCGATCGTGCTGCTGTTGCTCGGCCTTCAGCAGTAA
- the secD gene encoding protein translocase subunit SecD: MASSSAPVHPARYLSVFLVLLIGVYLLVFLTGDKRAAPKLGIDLQGGTRVTLTARTPDGSRPSREALAQAQQIIGARVNGLGVSGSEVVVDGDNLIITVPGNDGNEARNLGQTARLYIRPVLNSMPAQSAEPKPPAHQPAPGQPAPGQPAPAEPGPAEPGPSGQPAPGQPAPPPAGQPAPGTKPGAQPRPYPQDPPPAPTPAPPAPAPGAPAPAPATPAPGAPPAEQPASPDPRKDLAERIADEKKWRQSTRQGIQFLALQFQATRCDKEDILAGNDDPTQPLITCSTDHKVAYLLGPSIISGDQIQDATSSQNQRGIGYVVDLQFKSAAANTWADFTAAHIGTQTAFTLDSQVVSAPMIQEAIPGGRTQISGGDPPFTAATAKQLANVLKYGSLPLSFESSEAQTVSATLGLTSLRAGLIAGAIGLVLVLLYSLLYYRVLGLLTALSLAASGAMVFAILVILGRQINYTLDLAGIAGLIIGIGTTADSFVVFFERIKDEIREGRSFRSAVPRGWTRARKTIVSGNAVTFLAAAVLYALAIGQVKGFAFTLGLTTILDLVVVFLVTWPLVYLASKSPTLAKPAYNGLGAIQQVARERRGSSQVTTGRG; encoded by the coding sequence GTGGCATCGTCTTCGGCGCCGGTGCACCCTGCCCGCTACCTGTCGGTCTTCTTGGTGTTGCTCATCGGCGTCTACCTGCTGGTGTTCCTCACCGGCGACAAGCGCGCCGCCCCCAAGCTCGGGATCGACCTGCAGGGCGGCACCCGCGTCACGCTGACCGCGCGCACCCCGGACGGCTCGCGCCCCAGCCGCGAGGCGCTGGCGCAGGCGCAGCAGATCATCGGCGCCCGCGTCAACGGGCTCGGCGTGTCCGGCTCTGAGGTCGTCGTCGACGGCGACAACCTGATCATCACGGTCCCCGGCAACGACGGCAACGAGGCCCGCAACCTGGGCCAGACGGCCCGGCTGTACATCCGTCCGGTGCTCAACTCGATGCCGGCCCAAAGCGCCGAGCCCAAGCCCCCGGCGCACCAGCCCGCGCCCGGCCAGCCCGCCCCGGGGCAGCCCGCGCCCGCAGAACCCGGGCCCGCAGAACCCGGGCCCAGCGGCCAACCCGCACCGGGCCAACCGGCCCCGCCCCCGGCCGGACAGCCCGCGCCGGGGACCAAGCCGGGCGCCCAGCCCCGGCCCTACCCGCAGGACCCGCCGCCGGCGCCCACCCCCGCGCCTCCCGCTCCGGCTCCAGGGGCCCCGGCGCCCGCCCCGGCCACCCCGGCCCCCGGGGCGCCGCCGGCCGAGCAGCCCGCGTCGCCGGATCCGCGCAAGGACCTCGCCGAGCGCATCGCCGACGAGAAGAAGTGGCGGCAGAGCACCCGGCAGGGCATCCAGTTCCTGGCCCTGCAGTTCCAGGCGACGCGCTGCGACAAAGAAGACATCCTGGCCGGCAACGACGACCCCACCCAGCCGCTGATCACCTGCTCGACCGACCACAAGGTCGCGTATCTGCTGGGGCCCTCGATCATCAGCGGTGACCAGATCCAGGACGCCACCTCGAGCCAGAACCAGCGCGGCATCGGCTACGTCGTCGACCTTCAGTTCAAGTCCGCGGCGGCCAACACCTGGGCGGACTTCACCGCCGCCCATATCGGCACCCAGACCGCGTTCACGCTGGACTCGCAGGTCGTCAGCGCCCCGATGATCCAAGAAGCCATCCCCGGCGGCCGCACCCAGATCAGCGGCGGCGACCCGCCGTTCACCGCGGCGACCGCCAAGCAGCTGGCCAACGTCCTGAAATACGGTTCGTTGCCGCTGTCGTTCGAATCGTCGGAGGCCCAAACCGTCTCGGCGACACTGGGTTTGACGTCGCTGCGCGCGGGGCTAATCGCCGGCGCGATCGGCTTGGTCCTGGTGCTGCTGTATTCGCTGCTCTACTACCGGGTGCTGGGACTGCTCACGGCGCTGTCGCTGGCCGCTTCCGGCGCAATGGTTTTCGCGATCCTGGTGATCCTGGGCCGCCAGATCAACTACACCCTCGACCTGGCGGGCATCGCCGGTCTGATCATCGGTATCGGCACCACCGCGGACTCGTTCGTCGTCTTCTTCGAACGCATCAAAGACGAGATCCGCGAAGGGCGTTCGTTCCGGTCGGCGGTGCCGCGCGGGTGGACGCGGGCGCGCAAGACGATCGTATCGGGCAACGCGGTCACCTTCCTGGCCGCCGCGGTGCTCTACGCGCTGGCGATCGGCCAGGTGAAGGGCTTCGCATTCACGTTGGGCCTCACCACGATCCTGGACCTGGTGGTGGTGTTCCTGGTGACGTGGCCGCTGGTCTACCTGGCCTCCAAGTCACCGACGTTGGCGAAGCCCGCATACAACGGCCTGGGCGCAATCCAGCAGGTCGCCCGCGAACGCCGGGGTTCGTCGCAGGTCACGACGGGACGGGGATGA